Proteins found in one Lycium ferocissimum isolate CSIRO_LF1 chromosome 6, AGI_CSIRO_Lferr_CH_V1, whole genome shotgun sequence genomic segment:
- the LOC132061602 gene encoding uncharacterized protein LOC132061602, with protein sequence MAEVLAVEIGIAWCKDNGYKKLEIEVDSQQLVEWLQDTAKEPWRVWNFIKHSKEILEQMEEWSIKHCFREGNKVADGLANWALRCNDTTWISQFHLLPKEIRGAPNMDKLNFPSFRTKNVRNAFELKHYNNFTPPPKVDLPPASPPPKPTSSSPSPPKVDPLPDAPPPQQNNPPSSPSPPPIVHPPPVSPSPPAQNPDPSPPPQSGSSPPPPSPVNSPPQSASVPPQGSPPTPPSDPPNNSARLLLPPTNSPPLPSFPPLRDSPPTPSLGPPNNSPPSPPVPSGGTTTNSSSNSADSTNRL encoded by the exons ATGGCAGAAGTCTTAGCTGTGGAGATTGGAATTGCTTGGTGCAAGGACAATGGATACAAGAAATTAGAGATTGAAGTGGACTCACAACAGCTTGTGGAATGGCTACAAGATACTGCAAAAGAACCTTGGAGAGTTTGGAATTTCATTAAACACTCTAAGGAAATTCTGGAACAAATGGAGGAATGGAGTATTAAGCACTGCTTCAGAGAAGGGAATAAAGTTGCCGATGGATTAGCTAATTGGGCCTTGAGATGCAATGACACCACTTGGATTTCTCAGTTTCACCTACTTCCTAAGGAGATAAGGGGTGCACCCAACATGGATAAATTGAACTTCCCTTCCTTTAGGACTAAaaatgttagaaatgcatttgAATTGAAACAT tataataactt CACCCCACCTCCAAAAGTTGATCTTCCACCTGCCTCACCTCCCCCAAAACCAACAAGTTCATCGCCATCGCCTCCAAAAGTTGATCCTCTACCTGACGCACCTCCACCACAACAAAACAATCCACCAAGTTCACCTTCACCACCTCCAATAGTTCATCCTCCACCTGTATCACCTTCGCCACCAGCACAGAATCCGGATCCTTCTCCACCACCACAATCAGGTTCATCCCCTCCACCACCTTCTCCTGTGAATTCACCTCCACAGTCGGCGTCTGTACCACCACAAGGTTCACCTCCTACCCCACCCTCTGACCCTCCTAATAATTCAGCCCGTTTACTACTTCCACCTACGAATTCACCTCCATTGCCGTCATTTCCGCCACTACGAGATTCACCTCCTACCCCATCATTGGGACCTCCTAATAATTCACCTCCTTCACCACCAGTTCCTTCAGGTGGCACCACTACCAATAGTTCCAGCAATTCAGCAGATAGCACAAACCGTCTCTAA
- the LOC132060977 gene encoding lignin-forming anionic peroxidase-like, with product MSISNNSFAAIAVIFSLLLLLSSMQCHAQLSSTFYDRTCPNALNTIRKSVRQAMSRERRMAASLIRLHFHDCFVQGCDASILLDETPMIVSEKTALPNLGSVRGYSIIEDAKRELEKTCPGTVSCADILAVAARDASAFVGGPSWAVKLGRRDSTTANHTLAETDLPGPFDPLDRIISGFANKGLSTRDMVALSGAHSIGQAQCFLFRDRIYSNGTDIDAGFASTRRRRCPQEDQNGNLAPLDLVTPNQLDNNYFKNLRQRKGLLQSDQVLLSGGSTDNIVTEYSNNRRAFASDFAAAMIRMGDISPLTGQNGIIRTVCGSIN from the exons ATGAGTATTTCAAACAACTCTTTTGCAGCCATTGCCGtcattttttctcttctcctcctcctctccAGCATGCAATGTCATGCACAACTTTCCTCCACATTCTATGACCGCACTTGCCCTAATGCTCTTAACACGATCCGTAAAAGTGTTAGACAAGCTATGTCACGTGAACGTCGCATGGCTGCATCACTCATCCGCCTTCATTTCCATGATTGTTTTGTCCAG ggttgtgacGCTTCTATCTTACTTGATGAGACCCCTATGATTGTCAGTGAGAAGACTGCTTTGCCAAATCTTGGATCAGTTAGAGGCTACAGTATTATAGAAGATGCAAAGAGGGAGCTCGAGAAAACATGTCCAGGAACTGTATCATGTGCAGACATACTTGCAGTTGCCGCTAGGGATGCATCGGCTTTT GTTGGCGGTCCATCATGGGCAGTGAAACTCGGAAGAAGAGATTCAACCACTGCAAATCATACTCTTGCAGAAACTGATCTCCCTGGTCCTTTTGATCCTCTTGATAGGATTATTTCTGGCTTTGCAAACAAAGGCCTTAGCACAAGGGACATGGTTGCTTTATCAG GAGCACATTCAATTGGTCAAGCACAATGCTTCCTTTTCCGAGATAGGATTTACAGCAATGGAACAGACATTGATGCTGGGTTTGCTAGTACTAGAAGACGCCGCTGTCCTCAAGAAGACCAAAATGGAAATCTAGCTCCCCTTGATTTGGTTACGCCCAATCAATTGGATAACAATTATTTCAAGAACTTGAGACAAAGAAAAGGTCTTCTTCAATCAGATCAAGTTCTTTTGAGTGGAGGGTCCACCGATAATATTGTTACTGAATATAGCAACAACCGTCGAGCATTTGCTTCTGATTTTGCTGCTGCCATGATTAGAATGGGAGATATTAGTCCCCTAACTGGTCAAAATGGAATCATAAGAACCGTATGTGGCTCTATAAATTGA